A window of Akkermansiaceae bacterium genomic DNA:
CTCGACAACGTTGAGCCGGTAAAACAGATCCTCGCGGAAATTTCCCTTCGCTACCTCTTCGGACAGGTTTTTGTTAGTGGCGGCGACGATCCGGACATCGGATTTCTGCAAGTCCTGCCCGCCGACGCGGGTGAAGGTGCCGTCCTGGAGCACGCGCAGCAGCTTGACCTGGACGGGTGTGGGCATGTCGCCTATTTCATCGAGAAAGAGGGTGCCGCCGTCGCATTGCTCAAAGAGTCCGGCGCGCCGGTTGATGGCGCCGGTGAAGGCACCTTTTTCGTGACCGAAGAGTTCGCTCTCCAGCAGGTTTTCGGGGATGGCGCCGCAGTTGATGGCGATGACCTTGTTTTTGGCCCGGGGTGAGTATTCGTGCACCGCGTTGGCAACGAGCTCCTTTCCTGTGCCGCTCTCACCCGAGACCAGCACCGGGGCATCCGTGCGTGCGACGCGGCCGACAATTTTAAAGACGTCCTGCAGGGCGCGCGAGTTACCGATGATCTTGACCTTGCCATCGGCATTGGGTGCCGAGGTGTTGGTCGCTCCCGCCGTCCGGCGTTGTTCGAGGGCTTGCAACGCGCTTTCAACGACGGGCCGCAACTCGAAGGTGAGGGATTCCTTTTTCAGGATATCCAGCGCCCCCTGCTGGGTGGCTTCAATCACCTGGGCGGTGGTGGGAAAACCGTCCGTCAGGATGACCAGCACGCCAGGGTGGGCGGCGCGGATCCGGCGCAGCAGCACCAGGCCATCGAAGGGTTGTAACGACAGGTCGGCGATGACCAGGTCCACGGCGGTGGTGTCACAAACCTTGGCCGCCTTTTCCGCATGGTCGCAGCGCAGAATACGCAGGCCCCTGGCAGCAAGGTGCTTGGTCGCCCATTCCAGATAATCAATATCGGAATCGACCAGAAGAATCGTTTGGTCTGCGGTGTTGGTAGGCACGGGGAAATGGATGATGTCAGACCGTGCCAAAGCGTCGATGACGCCGGGCGTATTCCTCGACGGCTTCACGCAGATCGGCATTACGGAAATCGGGCCAGTTTTTCTGACTGATGACAATTTCCGCATAAGATATCTGCCAGAGAAGGAAGTTAGAGATACGGAGTTCTCCGGACGTGCGGATGAGAAGGTCAGGGTCTGGGAATTCGGAGGTATAGAGATGCTTGGCGAAAAGCTCTTTGGTGATATCGG
This region includes:
- a CDS encoding sigma-54-dependent Fis family transcriptional regulator, producing the protein MPICVKPSRNTPGVIDALARSDIIHFPVPTNTADQTILLVDSDIDYLEWATKHLAARGLRILRCDHAEKAAKVCDTTAVDLVIADLSLQPFDGLVLLRRIRAAHPGVLVILTDGFPTTAQVIEATQQGALDILKKESLTFELRPVVESALQALEQRRTAGATNTSAPNADGKVKIIGNSRALQDVFKIVGRVARTDAPVLVSGESGTGKELVANAVHEYSPRAKNKVIAINCGAIPENLLESELFGHEKGAFTGAINRRAGLFEQCDGGTLFLDEIGDMPTPVQVKLLRVLQDGTFTRVGGQDLQKSDVRIVAATNKNLSEEVAKGNFREDLFYRLNVVEIHLPPLRARTDDIPLLADYFLRLTVKRNGIPPLRLSAEAMDHLKNHSWPGNVRELENTIARACALANSDVLLPSDIEFTRTFSSNLADDEATDRALKHLLSVVPKGQKRVKWITDRLAKLEEA